Proteins encoded together in one Riemerella anatipestifer window:
- a CDS encoding carboxypeptidase-like regulatory domain-containing protein, with translation MMKALYIIILPLLLNQSLFSQKIITGKVVSENHIPLGNTLVINITTNQQTTTDNNGAFNITASENEELRFVKYGYERVAYKVSSKSFSNELNIMLLPSYKEIEEVQLNVKTTGNIKEDLKQFKPNKNLEQLKLDLFIDYKKTPYSYYRKSKLENPMLFTQPKGEGFSLGEVNNKWTLLDLLQILDKELGEDYFKELNINYDEKDAFIYFVLKDFDTKDILKYGRLTPNHLVQFMILAEQKRPLFQKK, from the coding sequence ATGATGAAAGCTCTATATATTATTATCCTTCCTTTATTACTAAATCAATCTTTGTTTTCTCAAAAAATAATCACAGGGAAAGTCGTTAGTGAAAATCATATCCCTTTAGGTAATACCCTTGTTATCAATATAACCACCAATCAACAAACCACCACGGATAACAATGGTGCCTTTAATATAACTGCTTCCGAAAACGAAGAACTAAGATTTGTAAAATACGGCTATGAAAGAGTGGCTTACAAAGTATCTTCCAAAAGTTTCAGCAATGAATTAAACATAATGCTACTCCCCTCTTACAAAGAAATCGAAGAGGTACAATTAAATGTAAAAACAACAGGTAATATCAAGGAAGACCTAAAACAATTTAAACCCAATAAAAATTTGGAGCAACTAAAATTGGATTTATTTATTGACTATAAGAAAACACCTTACAGCTATTACCGAAAATCAAAACTAGAAAATCCTATGCTTTTTACCCAACCCAAAGGAGAAGGGTTCTCTTTAGGAGAAGTAAATAATAAATGGACGCTGCTAGATTTACTCCAAATTTTAGATAAAGAATTAGGAGAAGACTATTTCAAGGAACTCAATATAAATTATGACGAAAAAGATGCCTTCATTTATTTTGTACTTAAAGATTTCGACACGAAAGATATTTTAAAATACGGAAGATTAACACCTAACCATCTTGTTCAGTTTATGATTTTAGCAGAACAAAAACGACCTCTTTTTCAAAAAAAATAA
- a CDS encoding DNA-binding domain-containing protein, with product MNTLKAWLRPNLLTKDDPNDFVAVPLLGGSLGITEIIEALKKEGMEIQTETAVDIITRFNRKASELVLNGYSVNTGLVYMRPAIKGVFYDKTWDKEKHSVYVNVNQGTDLRKAANDTKVEILGEQSSPMSVFGITDKATGKADGNLTKGKNAEIKGTYIKIDGNNPKNGIVFKNLDNQNEVKLSAEHIVLNEPSRLLILVPTDLEAGNYELSITTQYSNSKTLLKEPRTEMLSTPIVIV from the coding sequence ATGAATACCTTAAAAGCATGGTTGCGTCCCAACCTACTCACGAAAGATGACCCTAACGATTTTGTAGCCGTACCACTTCTAGGTGGTAGCCTCGGCATTACAGAAATCATAGAAGCCCTCAAAAAAGAGGGTATGGAGATACAGACCGAAACGGCGGTAGATATTATCACTCGTTTTAACCGCAAAGCCTCGGAGTTGGTACTCAACGGGTATAGTGTAAATACAGGATTAGTATATATGCGTCCTGCCATTAAGGGCGTATTTTACGATAAGACTTGGGACAAAGAGAAGCACTCCGTTTATGTAAATGTGAACCAAGGCACCGACCTAAGAAAAGCCGCCAACGATACCAAAGTAGAAATCCTCGGCGAGCAGTCTAGCCCAATGAGTGTATTCGGTATTACCGACAAAGCTACAGGCAAAGCAGACGGCAACCTTACCAAAGGCAAAAACGCCGAAATCAAAGGTACTTATATTAAAATAGACGGCAACAACCCTAAAAATGGTATCGTCTTTAAAAATCTAGACAACCAAAATGAGGTAAAACTCTCAGCAGAGCATATTGTACTTAATGAGCCGTCAAGGTTACTCATTCTCGTTCCTACGGATTTAGAAGCAGGTAATTATGAGCTAAGCATCACCACGCAGTATAGCAATAGTAAAACGCTATTAAAAGAACCTAGAACAGAAATGCTAAGTACACCTATCGTGATAGTTTAA